Proteins encoded in a region of the Oncorhynchus gorbuscha isolate QuinsamMale2020 ecotype Even-year linkage group LG16, OgorEven_v1.0, whole genome shotgun sequence genome:
- the LOC124000310 gene encoding heat-stable enterotoxin receptor-like has product MLNSHCFLCVGVLFVALVESRMLDKCMKSKPKYTMNVVLLEDQTSDWSLRFVKGAVLQAIEADRQLNMAAGLNTNLTANFNGFNTTLYKRRGCGSSTCEGVEILKSLHTKGEVGCAMLGPSCTFATFFMVDVEIGLTLTIPIISAGSFGLSCDYKANLSRLLPPARKISNFFVHFWNFTRHGLKMHWGRAYVYKKADQTEDCFWYINALEAPSVQFAMSISREMLRSKKELKKAIQSENRHSNVFILCGTPDDITTIKNETTIPPEIVFILIDIYNHGYHTNMTANPSMDNVLVLTLPERQYNNTVVYNSTKLNDYVAGYHDGVLLFGHVLRQRLTSELRGRATQSTTTELPDVNPFRNVSFQGMGGHYVLDENGDRDVNFSVIYTSTIDKQYKTLFVFDTSINETRVEDNTPSLPWPGSQLPDDKPINPNDLKTKDIIVIVLSASVVVATAIALIFYRQNMKERQNQKRWSHISQDLIGPLDGKELSLVSLKIDEDNRKDSCYQIHRARYDKKPVILKELQHTDGNFSEIQRIELNTLLRIDYYNLTKFYGTVKFEYGLFGVFEFCERGSLRYVLNDTISYPEKTFMDLEFKISVMYDIAKGMSYLHTSNIEVHGRLKSSNCVVDNRMVVKITDFGCNTILNPCKDLWTAPEHLRKQGISQKGDVYSFAIIAQEIILRKSPFFTQACSNIAEKLYMVQYPSQTGFFRPDLNFETAAENEAELYMLIKNCWEEDPERRPDFKKIEGSLGKIFSNLHNQANESYMDNLIRRLQMYSRNLEHLVEERTSLYKAERDRADRLNFLLLPAPVVRSLKETGSVDPELFDEVTVYFSDIVGFTTLCQYSTPMEVVDMLNDIYKNFDRILDHHDVYKVETIGDAYMVASGLPRRNGNRHAVDIAHMALDILAFVGTFQLQHLPGIPLWIRIGVHSGPCAAGVVGNKMPRYCLFGDTVNTASRMESTGLPLRIHVSQSTINILQRTDCKFEYEQRGQTFLKGKGNEMTYWLTGVTGTEYNLPTPPTAENFQRLQQDLSEMIVSSLENRGPGTNGMEKRKTLSTRVRRRETNGSQEDGLPEYLHLAITDIPSTYL; this is encoded by the exons ACTAAAGGTGAGGTGGGATGTGCCATGCTGGGACCCTCCTGTACATTTGCCACTTTCTTTATGGTGGA CGTGGAGATAGGCCTGACCCTGACTATCCCCATCATCTCCGCTGGGAGCTTCGGTCTGTCCTGTGACTACAAGGCCAACCTGTCCCGCCTGCTGCCCCCGGCACGCAAGATCTCCAACTTCTTTGTCCACTTCTGGAACTTCACCAGACATGGTCTGAAGATGCACTGGGGGAGGGCTTATGTCTACAAGAAGGCAGACCAAACTGAAGACTGTTTTTG GTACATCAATGCTCTGGAGGCACCCTCGGTCCAGTTTGCTATGTCAATCTCAAGAGAGATGCTACGCAGCAAGAAAGAGCTAAAGAAAGCTATTCAGTCTGAAAACAGACACAGCAACG TATTTATTCTCTGTGGAACCCCAGATGACATCACCACTATAAAGAACGAAACAACGATTCCCCCAGAAATTGTCTTCATCCTCATCGATATCTATAA CCATGGGTATCACACGAACATGACTGCCAACCCAAGCATGGACAATGTTCTGGTGCTCACCTTGCCTGAGagacaatacaacaacacagtggTTTACAACAGCACG AAGTTAAATGACTATGTGGCGGGTTACCATGATGGCGTGTTGCTCTTTGGCCATGTGCTGAGGCAGAggttgaccagtgagctgagaggcAGAGCAACACAGTCCACCACCACAGAGCTCCCCGATGTAAACCCCTTCAGGAATGTCTCTTTTCAAG GTATGGGGGGACACTACGTGCTGGATGAGAATGGGGACAGGGACGTGAACTTCTCTGTGATTTACACATCCACCATCGATAAACAG TACAAAACCCTGTTTGTGTTTGATACATCCATAAATGAGACCAGAGTGGAGGACAACACCCCCTCACTGCCCTGGCCCGGGTCCCAACTGCCAGATGACAAACCAATCAACCCTAACG ATCTGAAGACAAAGGATATCATTGTGATCGTCCTGAGTGCCAGTGTTGTGGTGGCGACTGCTATCGCTCTGATCTTCTACAG GCAGAACATGAAGGAACGTCAAAACCAAAAGAGGTGGTCCCACATCAGCCAAGACCTGATTGGTCCGCTGGATGGGAAAGAGTTAAGCCTGGTCTCACTAAAG ATCGATGAAGACAACAGGAAGGACAGCTGTTACCAGATTCACAGGGCTCGCTATGACAAAAAG CCCGTgatcctgaaggagctgcaacaCACAGATGGCAACTTCAGTGAGATCCAGAGGATTGAGCTCAACACT CTCCTGCGTATTGACTACTACAACCTGACCAAGTTCTATGGCACGGTGAAGTTTGAGTATGGTCTGTTTGGAGTGTTTGAATTCTGTGAGAGGGGATCCCTGAGG TATGTCCTTAATGACACAATCTCCTATCCTGAAAAGACCTTCATGGACTTGGAATTCAAGATATCAGTCATGTATGACATAGCTAAG GGCATGTCCTACCTCCACACCAGCAACATTGAGGTCCATGGCCGACTGAAGTCCTCAAACTGTGTGGTGGACAACCGCATGGTGGTCAAAATCACAGACTTTGGCTGCAACACCATCCTCAACCCCTGCAAAG ACTTGTGGACGGCTCCAGAACACCTCCGGAAGCAGGGGATCTCCCAGAAGGGTGACGTCTACAGCTTTGCCATCATCGCTCAGGAGATCATACTGAGGAAGAGCCCCTTCTTCACCCAGGCCTGCTCCAACATCGCAG AGAAGCTGTACATGGTGCAGTACCCAAGTCAAACTGGCTTCTTCAGGCCAGATCTGAACTTTGAGACAGCAGCAGAAAACGAGGCGGAG CTTTACATGCTGATAAAGAACTGCTGGGAAGAGGACCCAGAGAGGAGGCCAGACTTCAAGAAGATAGAGGGATCTCTGGGTAAGATATTCAG CAACCTGCACAACCAGGCTAATGAGAGCTACATGGACAACCTGATCCGTCGGCTGCAGATGTACTCCAGGAACCTGGAGCACCTGGTGGAGGAGAGAACATCTCTGTACAAGGCTGAGAGGGACAGGGCTGACAGGCTCAACTTCCTGCTCCTGCCAGC CCCAGTGGTGCGTTCCCTGAAGGAGACGGGCAGTGTGGACCCAGAGCTGTTTGATGAGGTGACGGTCTACTTCAGCGACATCGTGGGCTTCACCACCCTGTGCCAGTACAGCACGCCCATGGAGGTGGTGGACATGCTCAACGACATCTACAAGAACTTTGACAGGATCCTGGACCACCATGATGTATACAAG gtGGAGACGATCGGTGATGCGTACATGGTGGCGTCGGGGTTGCCGCGGCGCAATGGCAACCGGCACGCAGTGGACATCGCCCACATGGCCCTGGACATCCTAGCTTTCGTAGGGACCTTCCAGCTCCAACACCTACCGGGCATACCCCTGTGGATCCGCATCGGGGTGCACTCAG GGCCGTGTGCGGCGGGTGTGGTGGGGAACAAGATGCCACGTTACTGTCTGTTTGGAGACACAGTCAACACTGCCTCACGCATGGAGTCCACAGGCCTGC CACTAAGAATCCATGTTAGCCAGTCCACCATAAACATCCTCCAACGGACAGACTGCAAGTTTGAGTATgagcagagaggacagacctTTCTGAAG GGTAAAGGCAATGAGATGACATACTGGTTAACAGGGGTGACAGGGACAGAATACAACCTGCCAACGCCCCCGACAGC ggAGAACTTCCAGAGGCTACAGCAGGATCTGTCTGAGATGATCGTGTCCAGCCTGGAGAACAGAGGGCCAGGGACCAACggaatggagaagaggaagaccCTCTCCACCAGAGTCAGGAGGAGGGAGACCAATGGGAGCCAGGAGGACGGCCTGCCAGAGTACCTGCACCTGGCCATCACAGACATTCCCAGCACCTACCTGTAG